TAACTACTGAAGATGGTACAGGTATCGTTCATACTGCGCCTACTTTTGGAGCAGATGACGCTAAAGTAGCAAAAGATGCAGGTGTTCCACCAATGTTAGTATTGGATAACCATGGTAATGCTGTTCCTTTAGTTGATTTACAAGGTCGTTTTGTAGCTGAATTACCAGAAGGTTACGGAGGTAAATATGTGAAAAATGAATACTATGACGATGGAGCTGCGCCAGAAAAATCGGTTGATGTAGAAATCGCGATTTTATTGAAAGAGCAAAACAAAGCGTTCAAAGTAGAAAAATATAAACACAGTTACCCACATTGTTGGAGAACAGACAAACCAATTTTATATTATCCATTAGACTCTTGGTTCATCAAAGTAACGGACGTTAAAGACCGTATGGTTGAATTGAATAAAGAAATCAATTGGAAACCAAAAGCAACAGGAGAAGGTCGTTTCGGAAATTGGTTAGAAAATGCCAATGATTGGAACTTGTCTCGTTCTCGTTATTGGGGAATTCCATTACCAATTTGGAGAACAGAAGATGGGGACGAAGTAACTGTTATCGGTTCTGTTGAAGAATTGATTACTGAGATTGAAAAATCAATTGCAGCAGGTGTTCAACAATCGAATCCTTTCAAAAATTTCGAAATTGGAAACATGGCAGAAGAAAACTATGATTTAATCGACTTACACAAAAATGTAGTAGATGAAATCACATTAGTTTCAGCTTCAGGAAAACCAATGAAACGTGAAGCTGATTTAATTGATGTATGGTTTGATTCTGGAGCAATGCCTTATGCGCAAGTGCACTATCCATTCGAAAATAAAGAATTGATTGATAATGGAACAATGTATCCTGCCGATTTTATTGCAGAAGGTGTAGACCAAACTCGTGGTTGGTTTTATACATTACACGCAATTGGAACATTGGTTTTCGATTCGAAGGCATACAAAAATGTGATGTCAAATGGATTGGTATTAGACAAGAATGGTCAAAAAATGTCAAAACGCTTGGGTAACGCAGTAGATCCATTTGATACATTGGCAACATACGGTCCTGATGCAACGCGTTGGTACATGATTGCAAATGCACAGCCATGGGAAAATTTGAAATTTGATTTAGCTGGTGTTGATGAAGTTCGTCGTAAATTCTTCGGAACATTATACAATACGTATTCATTTTTCGCTTTATATGCGAATGTTGATGGATTTACTTTCGCTGAAGAAGAAATACCAGTAAATGAAAGAGCTGAATTAGACCAATGGATTATTTCTGAATTGAATACCTTAACGAAGAAAGTTGATGGCTTTTTATCGGATTATGAACCAACGAAAGCAGCTCGTGCAATCCAAGAATTTGTTATTGATAATTTATCAAATTGGCACGTTCGTTTATCAAGAAGACGTTTCTGGAGAGGTGATTACTCAAAAGATAAAGTAGCAGCATATCAAACATTGTATACTGTTTTAGAAACAATTTCTATATTAGGTTCGCCAATTGCTCCGTTCTTTATGGATCGTTTATACAAAGATCTTAATGCAGCAACAGCTAAGAATGCAGCAGAATCTGTTCACTTAGCAGATTTCCCAGTTGTAGATGAGTCATTGATTAAATCTCAATTAGAAGAACAAACACATTTAGCACAAACAGCGACAAGTATGATTTTATCGCTTCGTAAATTGAGTGATAACAAAGTACGTCAGCCATTACAAAAAGTAATGATTCCTGTGTTGAATGATACAATGAAAGCAAATTTAGAAGCTGTATCTGAATTATTAAAACAAGAAGTTAATGTTAAAGAAATTCAATTATTAACAAACGAAGAAGCTTCAAATCTTTTAGTGAAATCTATCAAACCTAATTTCAAGACTTTAGGGCCGAAATATGGAAAAGAAATGAAAGCTATTTCCGCTGCTACAGCGCAAATCACGAATGAACAAATTGTTAAATTAGAGCAATCTGGACAAATTGATTTGTTAATTGATAACAAAACATTAACTTTAGATGTAGAAGATTTTGAAATCGCAACAAAAGACATCCCAGGATGGACTGTT
This portion of the Empedobacter stercoris genome encodes:
- the ileS gene encoding isoleucine--tRNA ligase: MAKKFREYKHLDLVQVSKETLEDWKQNNVFEKSISTRDGNPSFVFYEGPPSANGKPGIHHVLARSIKDIFCRYQTLKGKQVFRKAGWDTHGLPVELGTEKELGITKEDIGTKITVEEYNEACKRTVMRYTDLWNDLTEKMGYWVDMEDPYITYKPKYMESVWWLLKQIYNKDLLYKGYTIQPYSPKAGTGLSSHELNQPGTYQDVTDTTIVAQFKVKKDSTDLFNDFDGDVYFLAWTTTPWTLPSNTALTVGPKIDYVVVETFNQYTFEPIRVILGKPLVSKQFGKPYFLAETEEDFKVYAAGNKTIPYRIVGEYKGADLVGTRYEQLLPWALPYEDAENAFQVIPGDFVTTEDGTGIVHTAPTFGADDAKVAKDAGVPPMLVLDNHGNAVPLVDLQGRFVAELPEGYGGKYVKNEYYDDGAAPEKSVDVEIAILLKEQNKAFKVEKYKHSYPHCWRTDKPILYYPLDSWFIKVTDVKDRMVELNKEINWKPKATGEGRFGNWLENANDWNLSRSRYWGIPLPIWRTEDGDEVTVIGSVEELITEIEKSIAAGVQQSNPFKNFEIGNMAEENYDLIDLHKNVVDEITLVSASGKPMKREADLIDVWFDSGAMPYAQVHYPFENKELIDNGTMYPADFIAEGVDQTRGWFYTLHAIGTLVFDSKAYKNVMSNGLVLDKNGQKMSKRLGNAVDPFDTLATYGPDATRWYMIANAQPWENLKFDLAGVDEVRRKFFGTLYNTYSFFALYANVDGFTFAEEEIPVNERAELDQWIISELNTLTKKVDGFLSDYEPTKAARAIQEFVIDNLSNWHVRLSRRRFWRGDYSKDKVAAYQTLYTVLETISILGSPIAPFFMDRLYKDLNAATAKNAAESVHLADFPVVDESLIKSQLEEQTHLAQTATSMILSLRKLSDNKVRQPLQKVMIPVLNDTMKANLEAVSELLKQEVNVKEIQLLTNEEASNLLVKSIKPNFKTLGPKYGKEMKAISAATAQITNEQIVKLEQSGQIDLLIDNKTLTLDVEDFEIATKDIPGWTVASNAILTVALDLQLTEELINEGVARELVNRIQNLRKETGLEVTDKIILNLKNDESIVNAVEQNKDYICSETLANDLVLQDEVANGAEVEINGLITQIAITKL